Proteins found in one Methylobacterium sp. CB376 genomic segment:
- a CDS encoding HupE/UreJ family protein has translation MTRRLPLLAAALILLPQAALAHPGHGDAAGFAHGFAHPLGGADHVLAMAAVGLLAALRGGRALVALPVAFLAIMAVGGALGAAGLALPAVETGIGLSLVAFGLAAALGAGLPLAALGLLVGLFAVFHGHAHGAEMPESVSGLAYGAGFVAASALLHAAGIGLGLAAGRLRAAAPVMGGAVALAGVALLAHLV, from the coding sequence ATGACGCGCCGCCTGCCCCTCCTCGCCGCCGCCCTGATCCTCCTGCCGCAGGCGGCCCTCGCCCATCCGGGCCACGGCGACGCCGCCGGCTTCGCGCACGGATTCGCCCATCCCCTCGGCGGGGCCGACCACGTCCTCGCCATGGCGGCGGTGGGGCTGCTGGCGGCCCTGCGCGGCGGGCGGGCCCTGGTCGCGCTGCCGGTCGCCTTCCTGGCCATCATGGCGGTGGGCGGCGCCCTCGGGGCGGCCGGGCTGGCGCTGCCGGCGGTCGAGACCGGGATCGGCCTCTCGCTCGTCGCCTTCGGGCTCGCCGCCGCCCTCGGGGCCGGACTGCCGCTCGCCGCGCTCGGGCTCCTCGTCGGGCTCTTCGCGGTGTTCCACGGCCACGCGCACGGGGCCGAGATGCCCGAGAGCGTCTCGGGCCTCGCCTACGGCGCGGGCTTCGTCGCGGCGAGCGCGCTGCTGCACGCCGCCGGGATCGGGCTCGGCCTCGCCGCCGGGCGGCTGCGGGCCGCCGCCCCGGTCATGGGCGGCGCCGTGGCGCTGGCCGGCGTCGCGCTCCTGGCCCACCTCGTCTGA
- a CDS encoding class I SAM-dependent methyltransferase: MTDPISQTEYWNGEAGERWARLQDALDAAFAPLTEALIAAAALRPGERVLDIGCGCGETTLLAARAVGPRGSVTGLDVSRPMLARARQRALAADPENAPVAWVEADAQTQPLEPVHDAALSRFGVMFFDESRAALANLRRGLRPGGRIALLCWQGLPANDWIRVPREAALRVVPPPEPPVPGAPGPFRFAEPGLLAGLLRQAGFAAVAEAAVLRDLVLGRDAEEATRFALTLGPTSVLVRDLGEAERAAAFAAVAAALPRTEPVVLGAACWLVTAVNPG, translated from the coding sequence ATGACGGACCCGATCTCCCAGACCGAGTACTGGAACGGCGAGGCGGGCGAGCGATGGGCGCGGTTGCAGGACGCGCTCGACGCCGCCTTCGCGCCCCTCACCGAGGCCTTGATCGCGGCCGCGGCCCTCAGGCCCGGCGAGCGGGTGCTCGACATCGGCTGCGGCTGCGGCGAGACCACGCTCCTGGCGGCGCGGGCGGTCGGGCCGCGGGGCTCGGTGACCGGCCTCGACGTCTCGCGGCCGATGCTCGCCCGGGCGCGCCAGCGCGCCCTCGCGGCCGATCCCGAGAACGCCCCGGTCGCCTGGGTCGAGGCGGACGCCCAGACCCAGCCCCTGGAGCCGGTCCACGACGCGGCGCTGTCGCGCTTCGGGGTGATGTTCTTCGACGAGTCGCGGGCCGCCCTCGCCAACCTGCGCCGGGGCCTCAGGCCCGGCGGGCGGATCGCGCTCCTGTGCTGGCAGGGGCTGCCCGCCAACGACTGGATCCGGGTGCCGCGGGAGGCGGCGCTGCGGGTGGTGCCGCCGCCCGAGCCGCCGGTCCCGGGGGCGCCCGGCCCGTTCCGCTTCGCGGAGCCCGGCCTCCTCGCCGGACTGCTCCGGCAGGCCGGCTTCGCCGCGGTGGCCGAGGCGGCGGTGTTGCGCGACCTCGTGCTCGGGCGCGACGCCGAGGAGGCGACGCGCTTCGCCCTCACCCTCGGCCCGACCTCGGTGCTGGTGCGCGACCTCGGCGAGGCCGAGCGCGCCGCCGCCTTCGCGGCGGTCGCCGCGGCCCTGCCGCGCACCGAGCCGGTGGTGCTCGGCGCCGCCTGCTGGCTCGTGACCGCGGTCAACCCGGGCTGA
- a CDS encoding IS30-like element ISMtsp4 family transposase: MAGRRRSDRALREKLRSPGRPGVGLRETRRGFWAFLAQGLSSEVAAMKLGISPPVGSRWFRTAGGMAPSHLSPSSKSPSARYLSLAEREEIAILQAQGHGVRDVARRLGRAASTISRELRRNAATRSGGLDYRATTAQWHAERAARRPKPAKLAGNAALRTYVQERLAGTVATPGGSALPGPSVAWKGRRHGRRQSRRWGRSWSPQQIAERLRLDFPGDTTMRISHEAIYQALYIQGRGALKRELTACLRTGRALRVPRARSLGRGRSFVTPEVLISERPPEVEDRAVPGHWEGDLILGLKSSAIGTLVERTTRFTMLLHLPPMDGHGVTPRAKNGPALAGHGAQAVREAIAGTIARLPEQLRRSLTWDQGTEMAEHARLRIDAGLQVYFCDPRSPWQRGTNENTNGLLRQYFPKGTDLSAHSANDLAAVAAALNSRPRKTLNWKTPAEALDAVLAAVQDGVATTA, translated from the coding sequence ATGGCAGGTCGGCGGCGTTCGGATCGGGCACTTCGCGAGAAGCTGCGGTCACCGGGTCGTCCCGGGGTCGGTCTGCGCGAGACGCGGCGGGGGTTCTGGGCGTTCCTCGCGCAGGGTCTCTCCAGCGAGGTCGCAGCGATGAAGCTCGGGATCTCGCCACCGGTCGGCTCGCGGTGGTTCCGGACAGCAGGCGGAATGGCACCTTCCCACCTGTCACCATCATCCAAGTCGCCTTCTGCGCGCTACCTGTCGTTGGCTGAGCGGGAGGAGATCGCGATCCTACAAGCGCAAGGTCACGGGGTCCGGGACGTCGCTCGGCGTCTGGGACGGGCGGCGTCGACCATCTCGCGGGAATTGCGCCGCAATGCGGCGACCCGCAGTGGCGGCCTGGACTATCGCGCCACGACCGCGCAGTGGCACGCTGAACGCGCGGCACGCCGGCCCAAGCCAGCAAAACTGGCGGGGAACGCAGCGCTGCGGACGTACGTGCAGGAGCGGCTCGCCGGAACTGTCGCGACACCGGGCGGGAGCGCTCTGCCTGGCCCTAGCGTTGCCTGGAAGGGACGGCGGCACGGGCGACGCCAGAGCCGGCGATGGGGTCGATCCTGGAGTCCGCAGCAGATCGCCGAGCGCCTACGGCTCGACTTTCCGGGCGATACGACGATGCGCATCAGTCACGAGGCGATCTATCAGGCGCTCTACATCCAGGGCCGGGGCGCGCTGAAGCGTGAGCTGACCGCGTGTCTTCGCACAGGACGGGCTTTGCGTGTGCCGCGGGCCCGCAGCCTGGGCCGAGGCAGGTCGTTCGTCACCCCCGAGGTGCTCATCAGCGAGCGTCCGCCCGAGGTGGAGGACCGCGCGGTGCCGGGGCACTGGGAAGGAGATCTGATCCTGGGTCTGAAGAGTTCGGCGATCGGGACCCTGGTCGAGCGCACGACGCGCTTTACGATGCTGCTGCATCTTCCGCCGATGGACGGCCATGGGGTGACACCGCGTGCGAAGAACGGCCCGGCGCTGGCGGGGCACGGGGCCCAGGCGGTGCGCGAGGCGATCGCCGGCACGATCGCGCGCTTGCCCGAGCAGCTGCGGCGCTCGTTGACCTGGGACCAGGGTACCGAGATGGCCGAGCACGCGCGCTTGCGGATCGACGCGGGTCTGCAGGTCTACTTCTGCGATCCACGCTCACCCTGGCAGCGGGGGACGAACGAGAATACGAACGGGTTACTGCGACAGTACTTCCCGAAAGGAACGGATCTGAGCGCCCACAGCGCGAACGATCTTGCTGCTGTGGCCGCAGCCCTCAACAGCAGACCGCGCAAGACGCTGAACTGGAAGACGCCGGCAGAGGCGCTCGACGCTGTGCTGGCTGCCGTGCAAGATGGTGTTGCGACGACCGCTTGA
- a CDS encoding SGNH/GDSL hydrolase family protein — protein sequence MDTSHANQLLRDGYPNEAVLSGADPSDAINVLKQKSHAHLVVRGDSLSLPRPVRYDEYGIHNPYLATRFENTFPCILAQRYESHLNKKVYMTNTSLRGMQWPAYESGIGRGLEDVLSTLGADIFVSLWGYTQIWLHKEETSSFDKIDDISEKYTKTINALQQRFPLMIVVVVDLPLPGPGLSERFPRMGDYIDFFNQNNSERLNKNIFRYTIPNHKTILHDDQQHFSSDGHLAIADGIFDLTMSCALCYHSLQNMLATDSEV from the coding sequence GTGGACACGAGTCACGCCAATCAACTCCTTCGGGACGGCTATCCGAACGAGGCCGTTCTCAGCGGAGCCGATCCGTCGGACGCAATCAATGTGCTGAAGCAAAAGAGCCACGCTCATTTGGTAGTCAGGGGCGACTCGCTCTCGCTTCCGCGGCCGGTCCGATATGATGAATACGGCATTCACAATCCGTATCTTGCAACTCGGTTTGAGAATACATTTCCTTGCATATTAGCACAAAGATACGAATCGCATCTTAACAAAAAAGTATACATGACTAATACAAGCCTTAGGGGAATGCAGTGGCCTGCTTATGAGTCGGGGATCGGCCGTGGACTAGAGGACGTCTTATCAACGCTCGGCGCTGATATTTTCGTCAGCCTATGGGGCTACACACAGATCTGGCTCCATAAGGAAGAAACCTCATCGTTCGACAAAATCGATGACATATCGGAGAAATATACGAAAACCATCAACGCGCTACAACAAAGATTCCCATTGATGATCGTCGTTGTGGTCGATCTGCCGCTTCCGGGACCGGGGCTTTCTGAAAGATTTCCACGGATGGGTGATTACATCGATTTCTTCAATCAAAACAATTCAGAGCGCCTGAACAAAAATATCTTTCGATATACAATTCCTAATCATAAAACTATTCTACACGACGATCAGCAGCATTTTTCATCTGACGGGCATTTAGCTATTGCAGATGGCATATTTGATTTGACTATGAGCTGCGCACTATGCTATCATTCTCTCCAAAATATGCTTGCGACTGACTCGGAAGTGTGA
- a CDS encoding ABC transporter permease: protein MSFIACRLFSSSAQSRKAWRYRGNAALARGRSAAKPAGWPRDLGRETLAEGPSSAEGGGAPAPRGRLLGAGSSGPGPVAARAAGPSPALRTPQRESRGQRRNLTAGATTLAHATDRATPLHQQSALQIQLQVLHALILRDIRTRFGRTMWGYVIIVGWPVAHLFVLVVTFLVRKVPAPIGESTALFIHTGMTPMIIFIYLSRKMMEGVLMNKPLLSFPDVKFLDVCLSRGLVEILNACMSVSLIMFILAVSGVNPIPDNAFLAIMSILTSIFFAFGLGIVSCNVVHIFPPFQLGFALFIILFYALSGVFFLPDGMPSEIYHVMLWNPMTNLIMVFRSAYYPQYTPDASLTYVALVSALLTFVGLLWERFFTRYI, encoded by the coding sequence ATGTCCTTCATTGCCTGCCGCCTGTTTTCGTCGAGCGCCCAAAGCCGCAAGGCTTGGCGGTATCGGGGAAATGCGGCTCTAGCACGCGGCCGCAGCGCCGCAAAACCGGCCGGATGGCCGAGAGACCTTGGCCGAGAGACCTTGGCCGAGGGGCCGTCGTCCGCCGAGGGAGGAGGCGCGCCGGCCCCCCGCGGCCGGCTCCTCGGGGCCGGCTCCTCGGGGCCGGGCCCGGTCGCGGCCCGCGCGGCCGGGCCATCGCCAGCCTTGCGGACGCCGCAAAGGGAGTCCAGAGGGCAGCGCCGGAACCTCACCGCGGGAGCGACGACTTTGGCGCATGCGACCGACAGGGCAACGCCGCTTCACCAGCAATCGGCCCTCCAGATCCAGCTGCAGGTGCTGCACGCGCTGATCCTGCGCGACATCCGCACGCGATTCGGCCGCACCATGTGGGGCTACGTGATCATCGTCGGCTGGCCGGTCGCCCACCTCTTCGTGCTGGTCGTCACCTTCCTGGTCCGAAAGGTCCCGGCGCCGATCGGCGAGAGCACGGCCCTGTTCATCCATACCGGCATGACGCCGATGATCATCTTCATCTATCTCTCCAGAAAGATGATGGAGGGAGTTCTGATGAACAAGCCGCTCCTCTCATTTCCCGACGTGAAATTCCTGGATGTCTGCCTGTCGCGCGGATTGGTCGAGATTCTGAATGCGTGCATGAGCGTGTCGCTCATCATGTTCATTCTGGCCGTCTCCGGCGTCAATCCGATTCCCGACAATGCGTTTCTCGCCATTATGTCGATCCTGACCTCGATCTTTTTCGCATTTGGTCTTGGTATAGTCTCTTGCAATGTCGTCCATATCTTCCCGCCCTTCCAGCTAGGGTTCGCCCTTTTCATTATTCTATTCTACGCCCTGAGTGGCGTGTTTTTTCTTCCGGACGGCATGCCGTCCGAAATTTATCACGTCATGTTGTGGAACCCGATGACGAACCTCATCATGGTGTTTCGATCCGCCTATTACCCTCAGTACACGCCCGACGCCTCACTCACGTATGTCGCGCTGGTGTCGGCACTTCTCACTTTTGTCGGATTGCTCTGGGAGCGGTTCTTCACGCGCTACATCTGA
- a CDS encoding acyl-CoA carboxylase subunit beta produces MKDILDRLDQRRAQARLGGGESRVAAQHKRGKLTARERIELLLDTGSFEEFDMFVQHRSIDFGMERQKIPGDGVVTGWGTINGRTVFVFSKDFTVFGGSLSEAHAQKIIKVQDMALKMRAPIIGLFDAGGARIQEGVAALGGYGEVFKRNVLASGVIPQISVIMGPCAGGDVYSPAMTDFIFMVRDTSYMFVTGPDVVKTVTNEVVTAEELGGAKVHTAKSSIADGAYENDVEAILQIRRLMDFLPANNLEGAPEIESFDDPSRLDKSLDTLIPDNPNKPYDMGELIRRVVDEGDFFEIQAAFARNIITGFGRIEGRTVGLVANQPMVLAGVLDADASRKAARFVRFCDAFGIPIVTFVDVPGFLPGTAQEYGGLIKHGAKLLFAYSQATVPLVTVITRKAFGGAYDVMASKHIGGDVNYAWPSAQIAVMGAKGAVEIIFRQDMGDPDKIAARTAEYEERFMSPFVAAERGYIDEVIMPHSTRRRVARALAMLRSKESEQPWKKHDNIPL; encoded by the coding sequence ATGAAGGACATCCTCGATCGGCTGGACCAGCGGCGCGCGCAGGCCCGGCTCGGCGGCGGCGAGAGCCGTGTGGCGGCCCAGCACAAGCGCGGCAAGCTCACGGCGCGGGAGCGCATCGAACTCCTCCTCGACACCGGCTCGTTCGAGGAATTCGACATGTTCGTCCAGCACCGCTCCATCGACTTCGGCATGGAGAGGCAGAAGATCCCGGGCGACGGCGTCGTCACCGGCTGGGGCACCATCAACGGCCGCACCGTCTTCGTCTTCTCCAAGGACTTCACGGTGTTCGGCGGCTCGCTCTCGGAGGCGCACGCCCAGAAGATCATCAAGGTCCAGGACATGGCCCTCAAGATGCGCGCCCCGATCATCGGCCTGTTCGATGCCGGCGGCGCCCGCATCCAGGAGGGCGTCGCCGCGCTCGGCGGCTACGGCGAGGTCTTCAAGCGCAACGTCCTCGCCTCGGGCGTGATCCCGCAGATCTCGGTGATCATGGGGCCGTGCGCCGGCGGCGACGTCTACTCGCCGGCCATGACCGACTTCATCTTCATGGTCCGCGACACCAGCTACATGTTCGTGACCGGCCCGGACGTGGTCAAGACCGTGACCAACGAGGTCGTCACCGCCGAGGAGCTCGGCGGCGCCAAGGTCCACACGGCCAAGTCCTCGATCGCGGACGGCGCCTACGAGAACGACGTCGAGGCGATCCTGCAGATCCGGCGCCTGATGGACTTCCTGCCGGCCAACAACCTCGAGGGCGCGCCGGAGATCGAGAGCTTCGACGACCCCTCCCGGCTCGACAAGAGCCTCGACACCCTGATCCCGGACAACCCCAACAAGCCCTACGACATGGGCGAGCTGATCCGCCGGGTGGTCGACGAGGGCGACTTCTTCGAGATCCAGGCGGCCTTCGCGCGCAACATCATCACGGGCTTCGGGCGGATCGAGGGGCGCACGGTCGGGCTGGTCGCCAACCAGCCGATGGTGCTGGCCGGCGTGCTCGACGCGGACGCCTCGCGCAAGGCGGCCCGCTTCGTGCGCTTCTGCGACGCGTTCGGCATCCCGATCGTCACCTTCGTGGACGTGCCGGGCTTCCTGCCCGGGACGGCGCAGGAATATGGCGGGCTCATCAAGCACGGCGCCAAGCTGCTCTTCGCCTACAGCCAGGCGACGGTGCCGCTGGTCACCGTCATCACCCGCAAGGCCTTCGGCGGCGCCTACGACGTCATGGCTTCCAAGCACATCGGCGGGGACGTGAACTACGCCTGGCCGAGCGCGCAGATCGCCGTGATGGGCGCCAAGGGCGCGGTCGAGATCATCTTCCGGCAGGACATGGGCGATCCCGACAAGATCGCGGCGCGCACGGCCGAGTACGAGGAGCGCTTCATGTCGCCGTTCGTGGCGGCGGAGCGGGGCTACATCGACGAGGTGATCATGCCCCACTCGACCCGGCGCCGGGTGGCGCGGGCGCTCGCCATGCTGCGCAGCAAGGAGAGCGAGCAGCCCTGGAAGAAGCACGACAACATCCCGCTCTGA
- a CDS encoding metallophosphoesterase: MLIMPSRRQVLTGAAGLAALGAGAGLYGGAVEPAWRLVVTPYAPRPANWPRALSLRIAALADFHVGEPWMSLGRVEEIVAATNALAPDLVLLLGDYPGARPVALRRVALADFAKRLASLRAPLGVHAVLGNHDWWDDAAAQARRRGPVEARRVLEAQGITVLENAALRLVKDGQPFWLAGLADQEPFVPQGLWHGLADIPGTLAAVTDDAPVILMAHEPDIFPQVPGRVALTLAGHTHGGQVRLLGHSPVTASRFGQRYVYGHVVENGRHLVVSGGLGLSRIPVRLGVPPEIVLVRLTGAAAGAQV; encoded by the coding sequence ATGCTGATCATGCCGAGCCGGCGACAGGTCCTGACGGGCGCCGCCGGTCTCGCGGCGCTCGGAGCCGGGGCGGGCCTCTACGGCGGCGCGGTCGAGCCCGCCTGGCGCCTCGTGGTCACTCCCTACGCGCCGCGCCCGGCGAACTGGCCGCGGGCCCTGTCGCTGCGCATCGCCGCGCTCGCCGATTTCCACGTCGGCGAGCCCTGGATGTCGCTGGGGCGCGTCGAGGAGATCGTCGCGGCGACGAACGCCCTCGCTCCCGACCTCGTCCTCCTGCTCGGGGATTACCCCGGCGCGCGGCCGGTCGCCCTGCGGCGGGTGGCGCTCGCGGATTTCGCCAAGCGGCTGGCGTCCCTGCGGGCACCGCTCGGCGTGCACGCGGTCCTGGGCAACCACGATTGGTGGGACGATGCCGCCGCCCAGGCGCGGCGGCGCGGCCCGGTGGAGGCGCGCCGGGTGCTGGAGGCGCAGGGGATCACGGTCCTGGAGAACGCGGCCCTGCGGCTCGTGAAGGACGGGCAGCCCTTCTGGCTCGCGGGACTCGCCGACCAGGAGCCCTTCGTGCCGCAGGGGCTCTGGCACGGCCTCGCCGACATTCCCGGCACCCTCGCCGCCGTGACGGACGACGCGCCGGTGATCCTGATGGCGCACGAGCCCGACATCTTCCCGCAGGTTCCCGGTCGGGTCGCCCTCACCCTCGCCGGCCACACCCACGGCGGGCAGGTGCGCCTCCTCGGCCACTCGCCGGTCACGGCCTCGCGCTTCGGCCAGCGCTACGTCTACGGCCACGTGGTCGAGAATGGCCGCCACCTCGTCGTCTCGGGCGGGCTCGGCCTCAGCCGGATCCCGGTGCGGCTCGGCGTGCCGCCCGAGATCGTGCTCGTCCGGCTGACCGGCGCCGCGGCCGGCGCCCAGGTCTGA
- a CDS encoding aminotransferase, producing MLSNLATRDVETLIHPYTNLALFRETGPLVLDRGHGVWVYDTDGRPYLEGMAGLWCTALGYSNEELVEAAREQMARLPFTHLFSGRSHDPAIELAEILKELAPIPVSKVFFTSSGSEANDTQVKLTWYLNNALGRPRKKKIISHVKGYHGVTVASASLTGLPANHADWDLPLPGFLHARCPHHYRGAEPGESEEAFSARLAAELDALIQREDPDTVAAFIAEPVLGAGGAIVPPTGYFEAIGRVLAAYDIRFVADEVICGFGRLGTWFGAETMGMRPASLSFAKAITSAYMPLGGLTVEEPLYQAMLDESRKIGTFGHGTTYSGHPVACAVAIKALEIYRRDRLVEAAAEKAPHFQRRLSALAEHPLVGEARGIGLIGGLEIVADKATKRQYDPKAGVAARCVAFAQAEGLIVRFLAGDRVAVCPPLVIAPDEIDALFDRLARALDRTAEWIRQGNLTAV from the coding sequence ATGCTGTCGAACCTCGCCACCCGCGACGTCGAGACCCTGATCCATCCCTATACCAACCTCGCGCTGTTTCGCGAGACCGGGCCGCTCGTCCTCGACCGCGGCCACGGCGTCTGGGTCTACGACACCGACGGCCGGCCCTACCTCGAGGGCATGGCGGGGCTGTGGTGCACGGCGCTCGGCTACTCGAACGAGGAGCTGGTCGAGGCCGCCCGCGAGCAGATGGCGCGGCTGCCCTTCACGCACCTGTTCTCCGGCCGCAGCCACGACCCGGCGATCGAACTCGCCGAGATCCTGAAGGAGCTGGCGCCGATCCCGGTCTCGAAGGTGTTCTTCACCTCCTCGGGCTCCGAGGCGAACGACACCCAGGTCAAGCTCACCTGGTACCTCAACAACGCGCTCGGGCGGCCGCGCAAGAAGAAGATCATCTCGCACGTCAAGGGCTATCACGGGGTCACGGTGGCCTCGGCCTCGCTCACCGGCCTGCCCGCCAACCACGCGGATTGGGACCTGCCGCTGCCGGGCTTCCTGCACGCGCGCTGCCCGCACCATTACCGCGGCGCCGAGCCGGGCGAGAGCGAGGAGGCCTTCTCGGCCCGGCTCGCGGCCGAACTCGACGCGCTGATCCAGCGCGAGGATCCCGACACGGTTGCGGCCTTCATCGCCGAGCCGGTGCTCGGCGCGGGCGGCGCCATCGTGCCGCCGACAGGGTATTTCGAGGCGATCGGGCGCGTGCTCGCCGCCTACGACATCCGCTTCGTGGCCGACGAGGTGATCTGCGGGTTCGGCCGGCTCGGGACGTGGTTCGGCGCCGAGACGATGGGGATGCGGCCCGCCAGCCTGTCCTTCGCCAAGGCGATCACCTCGGCCTACATGCCCCTCGGCGGCCTCACGGTGGAGGAGCCGCTCTACCAGGCGATGCTCGACGAGAGCCGCAAGATCGGCACCTTCGGACACGGCACCACCTATTCGGGGCATCCGGTCGCCTGCGCGGTCGCCATCAAGGCGCTGGAGATCTACCGGCGCGACCGCCTCGTCGAGGCGGCCGCCGAGAAGGCGCCGCACTTCCAGCGCCGGCTCTCGGCCCTGGCGGAGCATCCCCTGGTCGGCGAGGCGCGCGGCATCGGCCTGATCGGGGGCCTCGAGATCGTGGCCGACAAGGCGACGAAGCGCCAGTACGACCCGAAGGCCGGGGTCGCCGCCCGCTGCGTGGCCTTCGCGCAGGCCGAGGGGCTGATCGTGCGCTTCCTCGCGGGCGACCGGGTCGCGGTCTGCCCTCCCCTGGTGATCGCGCCCGACGAGATCGACGCGCTGTTCGACCGGCTCGCCCGCGCCCTCGACCGCACCGCGGAGTGGATCCGTCAGGGGAACCTGACGGCGGTCTGA
- a CDS encoding cyanuric acid amidohydrolase, whose amino-acid sequence MPRRAEILRLPMAAPDDVSAIAASLRDGRLDPGDVVAVFAKTEGNGCVNDFTRPLAVQALRGLFGPLIGEAALGRIAMVMSGGTEGGLSPHWLVIAAREAAGPGPALAVGQARTPPLAAEDLGRRAQVEMVAAGVRAAMREAGLDAGQVHYVQVKCPLLTSERIGAALARGAAPATRDTLKSMGLSRAAAALGAALALGEVPAAAIGETVAETDPGRHARRCGASAGVELLDHEVVVMGMSPDWTGPLVIDHAVMADAIDLRPVAACLGRLGLLGPDGFVDEAGRARLAALLAKAEASADGAIRGRRHTMLTDSDIAPTRHARGFVAGALAGLVGATDLFVSGGAEFQGPDGGGPVAVIARRSGAAGPA is encoded by the coding sequence ATGCCCCGCCGCGCCGAGATCCTGCGCCTGCCGATGGCCGCCCCCGACGACGTCTCGGCCATCGCCGCGTCCCTGCGCGACGGGCGCCTCGATCCCGGCGACGTGGTCGCGGTCTTCGCCAAGACCGAGGGAAATGGCTGCGTCAACGACTTCACCCGCCCGCTGGCGGTGCAGGCCCTGCGCGGGCTGTTCGGGCCGCTGATCGGCGAGGCGGCGCTCGGCCGGATCGCCATGGTGATGTCGGGCGGCACCGAGGGCGGGCTCTCGCCGCACTGGCTCGTGATCGCCGCCCGGGAGGCGGCCGGGCCGGGCCCGGCCCTCGCGGTCGGGCAGGCCCGCACGCCGCCCCTCGCCGCCGAGGATCTCGGGCGCCGCGCCCAGGTCGAGATGGTGGCCGCCGGCGTGCGGGCGGCGATGCGCGAGGCCGGACTCGACGCCGGTCAGGTCCATTACGTCCAGGTGAAGTGCCCGCTCCTCACCTCGGAGCGGATCGGGGCGGCCCTCGCCCGCGGCGCGGCACCCGCGACCCGGGACACGCTCAAGTCGATGGGCCTCTCGCGCGCGGCCGCGGCGCTCGGCGCCGCCCTCGCCCTTGGCGAGGTCCCGGCCGCCGCGATCGGCGAGACCGTGGCGGAGACCGATCCGGGACGTCACGCCCGCCGCTGCGGCGCCTCCGCGGGGGTCGAGCTCCTCGACCACGAGGTCGTGGTGATGGGGATGTCGCCCGACTGGACCGGCCCCCTGGTCATCGATCACGCCGTGATGGCGGACGCGATCGACCTCCGGCCGGTCGCGGCCTGCCTGGGGCGGCTCGGCCTGCTCGGGCCGGACGGGTTCGTGGACGAGGCCGGCCGGGCCAGGCTCGCCGCCCTCCTCGCCAAGGCCGAGGCCTCGGCGGACGGCGCGATCCGGGGCCGGCGGCACACGATGCTGACCGATTCCGACATCGCGCCGACCCGCCACGCCCGCGGCTTCGTGGCGGGGGCGCTCGCGGGTCTCGTCGGCGCCACCGACCTGTTCGTCTCCGGCGGGGCCGAGTTCCAGGGGCCGGACGGGGGCGGGCCGGTGGCGGTGATCGCGCGGCGGAGCGGCGCGGCCGGTCCGGCCTGA